Genomic segment of Thermodesulfobacteriota bacterium:
TCAAGAGCTACACCGACATGCTCAAGCTCATGAAGCGCTTCCGGGCCAAGGGCATGATGGCCGGCGGGGACGGCAAGAAGCGGCGTAAGCTCCCCAAGGGCCTGTCCCGATAACAAAACCCCAATCACGACCCACGAAAACCCTGGAGGCAGGCAAGACCATGGCGGTACGGATCCGTTTGGCCCGCGCGGGCCGCAAGAAGAGACCCTTTTATCGGGTGATTGTCGCCAATTCCGAGGCCCGGCGGGACGGCAGCTTTCTGGATGTGGTCGGCACCTACGACCCCCTGACCGAGCCGGCCACGGTATCTTTGGATCAGGACAAGATCAAGGACTGGATGGCCAAGGGCGCCACCCCGACCGACACGGTGGCGAGCCTGATCCGCCGGGCAGCCCGCGGCTGAGGCGGCTGGCCATGCTCGGGGAGCTGGTGGCCCACATCGCCCGCGGCCTGGTGGAGCGGCCCGAGGCGGTATCGGTCACCGAGCGGCAGGAAGACAGCGGCATCATTGCCGTGGAGCTGACCGTGGCCCGGGAGGACCTGGGCAAGGTGATCGGCAAGCAGGGGCGGACCGCCTATGCCATGCGCACCCTGCTTGCGACCCTGGCCAGCCGTTCCCACCGCCAGGCCGTGCTCCGGATCGTCGACTAGGCGGCGGCCGGTGTCTGATCTGGCTGCCG
This window contains:
- a CDS encoding KH domain-containing protein; the protein is MLGELVAHIARGLVERPEAVSVTERQEDSGIIAVELTVAREDLGKVIGKQGRTAYAMRTLLATLASRSHRQAVLRIVD
- the rpsP gene encoding 30S ribosomal protein S16, whose product is MAVRIRLARAGRKKRPFYRVIVANSEARRDGSFLDVVGTYDPLTEPATVSLDQDKIKDWMAKGATPTDTVASLIRRAARG